TCTGGCTTGTCAGCCTGCTGGCGTCCTCGGTGATTTTTATTCACAGAGGCGCTGGGGTGGAAATGTTGTTCCCATTCAGTCTGTCTAGGGACAGCTCGGGGCCTGGTACCCTGAAGGCGCATCCCTTGCGAATTGATTGGGTGATCCTGTCCTGGGACGAGACGCACCTTCTCTCTCCTAGGGAGCGGCCCTGGGCTGGCCCCTATTTTCTGAATGGGAGGAGTTTTCCTCCGAGGGTTTGCTTTTCCCTCGGGGTCGATCGCTTTGGCcttccctttttcttgagccgGGTTAGGTGGGCCGTGTTCATGATCTTGTCCCGGAGGAGGGATCGGCCTCGCATTTTCGGGCGCGTTGGCCCTAACTTGTGGGGCAGACGGTCATGTTCCTGGAGGTGGAACAACTGGAGGGTTGGCCGCCAACCCTTGGGCAGCAATGAAAGCTTGCAGGgccaggagggattcttgcatctggTGAGTGGCTTCTTTCTGTTCAGCTatcctggcctcttggtccaggacttgttgCCTTAGTTTTGTCACCTCTGGGTCCTCCTGGTCGAGGTCTACTTCTTCTGGGATCGCCGGATCCTCAACTTCATTATTGTGGTATTCCCCTTCATTTCCCTCCTCTTCCTCGTAGTAATCTTCCTCATAATCTGCCCCATCTTCATAGTTCTGTGATTTGTCAGGCTGGGGCATTTGATAAGGTATATCCTCAGGTTGATTTTGAGGGAGAGGCTGCTTGGGCAGGGGCTCTCCATTTCCTTGTTCTTGGTGAGTAAGGACGAACGTGGTatgtcttgtgttcaccatttTTATAGATATCCGATATCTTTTTTCAAAACGCTTTCCTCgggtctcaatgaaagcaccaaaatgtttaccgagcttttcggaaactagaattataagagATAAAAGAGCTTCCGCGTAGAATGTAGATTATCACAcaaagaattttacgtggttggggcgttaaagagtcttagtccacgagtcgattgTATTAGAGCTTTTAGGGGCTTAAGTAATAAGATCTCTCTGAATTTGAGCAGAATCTCTCCTTTCCAGAGAAGAATCGGATCCCCCTCCCAGtgcacaactgttcatatttataggcagttgagtgcgTTGGGTTTGGGCCGGACTAACCCGGGCCCAACAAAGTTATAAACACTATTTGCTCACTGATGGatgcttaatacaaaggattttaataaataaaatgaactaatctgggcccattgaGCCGGCCTAAGTGTAATCACACTATAAGACTGACAACAGTACGCAGCTTCAGTCTGGTTCGCGTGGGcttcgaaggagatccgggggacaggatctgtcagagtagtggcagtacaattCTGAACTAACGGCGTACATTccatatgtaacctcttctgcaggttagttatggGGACAAAACTCCATGTTTGTCGgggtgatgtcagtatcggggacaACTTATCATGCTCAACCTGGTCGCCTGATCCGGGTCCATTTACTagcatccctcttcatttaccaggaTCCGGGTTCATCCATTGTCGTCCCAGTCTATTTTTAGACCTGGAGGAAACGATATCTTCATCACATCTCGGGCGACACTGGACAAAGGGTTAGGGAACATGCAACATGCCAACTTCATGGTCCCGGCTTCTATTTTGGGACACCATTTGGGCTTTACTGATATTTGGGCCGCCACAGCTCACTCCTTGCTCATCTATGGTGCTTGATCTGGGCCTTGAGTCCCTTCAGGGTGGCCCATGGACTCAATATGCGGAGCCATGAATGTTGGGATGAAAGCAGGGGATAACACAAGTCGTttacaataaaaataaagaaaacctTAATAGCTACCCCAACTAAAAGTCCAATAAACTATCAACTATCGAGCATCAAAAGAGTGTGGGGTAGACTAGATTTCCAAACCAAATTAGCATGTGACAGATTTAACCCACTAATGGCAAGTAGTCAAAAGTCTTCCAATACAAATTGGGAAAAAACAAACTCATTATTTAAACAAGAAATAAGGGCTACATAGTAACGACCAATTATGCTTATGAAATTCGACTCAAAAGAATAGAAATCCATGAGGCATAGGGTCAATAAGGGTAGAGATCGATGAGTCCCTCGAATCAGAAAGCAAAAGGAAACAAGATTGAGATCCCTGCAACCGCAAACTGAGCGACTTGATGAGTCACCGAGCACCCAAAAGAATCCAAAGCTATCCTCCCTCACCATACAAGATAAATCCCTCACTAACCTACTAGGCCTGTGCAAAAATTTgtacaacccgcccaacccgaataatccgcccaaaccaacccgaaaaaaccgccaaaaaacacaacccgaataaaccgaccaaaatttaaaccgcccaattgttacattgggcgggtaGAAAATATAActcaacccgcccaatataacccaacccgcccaattaagtatttattatcaatttgttatttttaatatattcaaataaatatataaattaattaagttttgttttaatttttttaatataatttaaaatattgttttaagcttaaaaagataaaattcacactattagtactagtatttaaaagaaaaaaaatgtaaaaaaaaaaaaaataccacttttgtttgggcgggttgacccgaccaacccgcccaaaaaaaaatacaatttcggtttgggcaggttaacccgaccaacccgcccaaattattggacggattaaaaaaaaaaatttcttaattgggcaagttacgggtcacttttgctaacccgattacgACATTGGACGGGTgaaaatgccttgtaacccgaccaacccgcccaatgctcagCCCTATAACCTACCAAGGCAGTAGAAAAACTCGATATTTATTCTGAAAATGAAACAAATaacaataaaacaaaagaaaactgaaaaatgAGAAGACACACAGATAGAACCCCCAAAGCAGTCTGAACCCAACCCATCCCTGAAATCATATGCTCTTCCAGCGCCAACCACCACCGGCGCACCACCGTCCTGAACAATGCGGACCCAACCACACACCCACTGGCACTAGCGGTGCAGACCAGCCGCAGCTGCAACCGAGTCGAGTCGGGGAGAGGGCCACCCACGAGCAACGAGCCACAACGACGAGCCACGAGCCACGGAGATGAGTTGAGAGCACCTGCCGAACAAGAAGAACGAAATAGGGGAAAGGAGGGCGACGCCGACCTTGAGAGGGACTGGGGTTCTCCAAACAACGCCTTCCGACCAGAGCCACACCCAGCCCCAAGAAAGGGACGGCGAGCCCTAGTCGGAGGCTATAGAAATGGTGGTGGCGACTTAGAGTTTAAAGGAGATGGAGAGATATGGACTTTTAGGTTTTTTTTCATGGAGAGAAATTTTTTTCTTATCGTAATGTATATTATTTCACTTATTAATCACTTTACACTAAAACTCACACTTCCAAATTATAAAGGCTATTATTGAATAAACTTATTCTCACtcattattaatttaaaaaagatATCTTATCCTACATAAATCCTTATTATAAATACCCAATAAACTTATagcattcaaataaatatatattcatcaaacaaaaaatACTCATTCAAGGCTGTTTTTAAAATAGTATATTCCTAAAAATCAAGCTACATACAAATTTACTAagtatgataataataataataataataaatttaatttctAACTAAAAAGCAAATTTAATTTGAAATTGATAATTCACCTTGATTCCAAAGTTTAAGAGTCCTACTTGTACTACTGATTATCGTCCTATTAGTCTATGTAGCGTATTGTACAAGATCATTGCAAAAATGTTAACTAACAGGATGAGAGAGGTTCTTGGTCTTATTGTCTCTGAGGAACAAAATGCATTCACTCCAGGAAGACTGTTAACTGATAATGCTATGACGGGTTTTGAGTGTCTGAATGCCATTAAGCGACATAAAGTAGGAATAAAATTATTGTGCTTTTAAGGTAGATATGGCAAAGGCTAGAGTGGACTGTGGTTTTTTATGTGGTGTCATGGAGAAATTGGGGTTTGATGATGCCTAGACGGGGATGATTCGAAAATGTATATCTTCTGTGAAGTATTCAATCAATGTTGATGGGAATATCACTAGGGATATTACACTGTCACGTGGACTCAAATAAGGGGATCACCTTTCCCCTTTTTTATTTTTGCTCTGTGTGGAGGGACTCTCTTCATTGATCAAGCATGAGATAAGTAATGGGAGGTTAGAAGGGTTACCTTGTGGTAGGTGTGGCCCTGTCTTCTCCCACCTATTTTTTGCAAATGATAGCTTCTTCTTTTTGGAAGCTAGTATGGAAAAATGTGCTCGTTTCAAAGAAATCTTATCCTAGTATGAGATTGCGTCAGGACAACTGCTTAACTTGAATAAATCTGTAGTGTGTTTTTCTCCTCAATTCAGGCCTTCAGATTACACAAGTCTAGCTAATGAGCTTGGGGTCCCGTTGGTCCCTTCCCTTGAGAAGTATTTAGGATTTCCTTGTTTTACTGGTAGAAGCAAGAGTAGTTTATTTCAATCTATTAAAGACAAAGTTTGGAATAAGCTCTTTGGGTAGAAAGCAAAAAAAATTCAGCAGGAGGAAGATAAGTGTTACTAAAATCAGTTATTTAGGCAATCCTGACATATGCCATGAATTTATTTAAGCTCTGCCTCCCTAATTAACGAGCTTCATAGACTATGCAAGGTTTTGGTGGGGTGGTGATGATAAGACAAGGAAAATGCATTGGTGCAAGTGGGAGCGACTGTGTTGGCACAAGTCAGATGGGGGCTTGGCTTTAGGAACCTCTTTCTATTTAACCAAGCTCTTCTAGCTAAGCAAGTGACTCGTATCTATAATCATCCCAACTCTCTTGTAGCCAAAGTGATGAAGGGGTTCTATTTTCCAAACTCGTCTATACTACAAGCTAAAGCCACTCAGCATGCCTCTTACTTGTGGTGTAGTGTGCTATGGGGGTGTTAGCTTTTCTTATCAAGAGCTAGGTGGGTTGTTAATAATGAAGAGTCAATAAATATTGTAAATGAATACTTGATTCCAGAGAAAGATGTGGGGCGTACGACTACCTGTCAAGGAACAAATGGGATGGTTAGCACTTCGAAGATGGTTAGTGCTTTGAAGAGGGATTCGGGGGAGTGGAATTGGGAGCTTACTAGTCAATATTTTGACCTTGATGAAGCTTGGCAGATTATGTCTATCCCTATTCCTGTGAATATAGGGGCCGATCATCTCATATGGAACTATAATGAGAATGGCATGTACTCCTTAAAGAGTGGTTATTGGTGTGCTATGTGCAACATGGGCTATGGCCAAGCTACATCTTCTAATGGACAATCTCACTGGTGAAAATATCTATGGTCTCTTTATATCCCTCCAAAAGTTAAGAATTTTGCCTGGAAAGTTTCTCTCCATTTTTTGCTCACCAATGTGATCTAGGCAAGCATGGAGTTCCTATTGATCTCAACTGTTCTACATGTAACAGAGGCCCTGAAACAGCATGCATGCTTTGTGGGGTTACTCATCTTTAAAAAACATTCGAGATAATTGGCCCACTCAAGAAATTGGGAACCTGAGACTCTGTCATGATTTTTATGAGCACTTGTTGGACTGTATGGTTGCCCTCACTAACAAAGAGATGGAGAAATGCCTCACTCTGTGCTGGCGGATCTGGTACGGTAGAAACAAACTCATCCATGACCACCTCTGGCTCAAAGATGATCACGTGTCctattggtttttggattttctCTCTAAATACCAAGAAGCTCAATGCTTACTACCTATTGGCGCTAATGGTGGGCTGGGTGAAGTGGGGGAAGTAGTTGATGAGGGTGGTGACACCACAGTGAGGAATGAAGAGGGGGTAGTAATGTTGTTTGTGGATGCATGGATGAAGAGTGAGCAGTTGAAGATTGGTCTGGGGGCAGTTCCGAAAGACAACAATGGCAAAGTTATTGGATCCGTGACATCCCCTATTGTCTCAACCATGGAACCTCACCTAGCAAAAGCAACAACGATTGTCCAAGGCTTACTTCTCTGCCTCCGTCTAGGATTAGACCAAGGTTCATACTAAGACAGATTGTCTCAGAGTCTGCAGAGCAATATACAATAAGGCTGAGGATGGTTCTAAGTTGGAGTGGTTATACATGATGTGCTCCAACTAAGTAACAAATTCACTTTTTTTGCAATTGATCATTGTAAGCGTGAGCATGATAACATTGCCCATTCTCTAGCTCATTTAGCCCTTTTCATGGCAGATGCTAAGATTTGGTGGCTTGGTTTACTTGTGTGCCTAAGGAATTTCactcaaaaaaaaatttgaaattgataattaaaaaagaaaattgaACCGCTAGTGGTTTCAATTTGAACATAGTAAAATAGATTATTATTATGTTACCAAAATTATTATAttactttataaaatattttcttttgtaaaaTAGTCAGTCTGCAAATTCTAGATAGTGTGTTAAGAGATTTTGACAAGATGTCTAGAATTCTCTATGGAGTGTCAAGAATTTTCGAAAATGTATCTACGGGTATCGAGAAGCGTGGAAAGCCATTTTGCAAAAATTTATCTAAACAAGGATTATGCCTTAGAGCATATCCAATGGAAACAACTATGAAAATTGCCtctcaaaattatatattaatttttattaaaagtaGCCAATCAAAATTTTTTTAACGTTGCCAAAGCAGTGGCAACTTTGCTTGGCAATCTTTATTAAAAAACTACTAAAAGTCTACATAGGGACCCATATGTCAGTAAGTTACATATAAGGCAACTCCCAATGGAGATGCTCTTATGACTATAAAAAAGGAAGACTATTTTGCTAAACAACCCTATCATTAATTCATTAAAATTTTCAAGAACAGAAAACTCAGCACGTGTCTAAGCTCTAAGCCAGCAAACTTTCTTGGTCTTCAAATGCTTTTCACATAAGAAAATCAAAATTTCTTTGTACCAAAGATATATAACTGAAAACCTGAGCAGAAGAATTTCTTTTTATTAGAACTTCAAAATTTGAAACTTTACAAGGCTATgcaaaatggtaaaaaaaaaactGTACTTCAAACAAAGAGGAACAAACACAGGACAACAAACAATGAATGGGGTTTGCAAATCAACGATTAGTCTATCTAAACATTAATAAGAGATGGTCTATGGTTTCTGCTAATAGGGAGATGAACATAAACCTCATGAACGTCCTGTTTACACACTTCTCCTCTGTCTCTATCTACGGCATAGCAGATGTAGACGGTTTCGATCACATTATCCAGTACATGAACAAAGAAACCCAACACCAAGATTAGCAGCAGCCAGGCCAGTGCAGCCACAAGGTACGAGTCACCCCCTAGATCGCTTACACCCTTCAAGATAGCCCAAGTCTGCTTATGCACACCATAATCCAGGAAATATTAACAGAGTAAATTGGAGAAGAAAGGAAAAGACAGTTCATAAAATAAACACGAATGAAGCTATGAAATCTTGGTTGCATTTCACTTGTTAGATCACTAGTATACAGAAGCCTCTTTCAAAAGCTAGTACCACAGATTAACAGTCCTGTTCCTAATTCTGATTTGTTAGCAACTTTAGATAGTTCACCTCCAatgttatcaatcaaacccaATAAGATAACTTGGatgacaacaacaacaacaaccaaaaaaaaaaaatcagaccaTATGATACAAAAAAGCGAACATTATGACATATTTTGGTTGCATATGACTGTTGGTCAAATCAATAGATCGATAGCATAAAATTTAAAAGTACCTGAGACTGTGGAACATGACAAGTTAAAGCAATGTTTTATGTTAAAATTGTACTGATTAGACTTtaataaaagagaaatattgtttgctactttatttattttattacaaaTATAAACATATTGCCCAGACAATAATTCTCAACCAACTATAACCCAATTTCTACACTCTACTTTGTAGTTAATATTCATTCACCATGAGCCTCTATCTATCTCCACCCTCTTGATCCTATTTCTAAATTCTCTCTACAAGAATGCCAAACATGGGAAAAGTGACAATAAATGAAATGGTTATCACTATCCTAGTGAAAGGGATAAGAACACTAACAGACAAGGATGCATTACGAGTGAAACTTTATGATTTACTCGTTATACTGAAGAATTTTCATCTTAACAAGCAATTAAAGATAGGAAATTAAGAGGGAATAGAATACGCACCGCAATTGCATATATTGCTGAGAGTACGAAGACAATTCCAACTAGTAAGCGAGAGGAGATAGTTTCCACAAAAACAGCAGAAAGAAGATTACGTCTAAGAAGCTCGTATGTCATCCTTGCAGATGAGCAATAAGCTTCTCCAGTTATTGCAGCGAAGTTGATTGTGAACTTGTTAAGAAAATCAACAGCAGAGAGTAACGCATTAACGCAGCAACGTAATATAAGGTTCACAAACCCAGGAATGTCTTCTTGTCTAGCACTGTCAACAACAGCTCGTACCACTCGAACAACAACTATAAGTAAGCCCGATAGACAGATAGTGCCAGAGGAGGGGCCAAATGCATTTCTGCAATATGTTTTATAAACATGAGAAATTAAAACCACTGTTCACATTTCTGCAAATGCAAAGCCTTCATTACAGTATGGTTTATCGGTATGCAAAAAAGTACCAATTCATTAAGACCCCAGATCCCAATTAATTTAATTCTGTAACTCAGATTTAGACATTTTACTGAACGCTAAATATGAGAAACTAAAACCACTGTTCACATTTCTACAAATGCAAAGCCTTCATCACAACATGATTTGAATTGAAGGTATGCAAAAAATGTACTAAAGTAATATTAATCATTAATATCCCATTTAATTCAATCCTGTCATTCAGATTTAGACATCTCAGTTCTCCCAACTATTATCACATGTCATGTCAACTTTCACACCCGTGCTCTATATAATTGCAGCTATATATGGACATGGCAGAAAATTACGAACGCATATAAACAAAGAGTTTAACGGAGTAATTCACCTCAAAGAGCTTCTAATAGTACGTTTGAGAGTTGACTCCTCCTTACTGAAGTACCACTGTGCAATAGTCCCACTGATCACAAACACCTGAGCTTCTGCCAATGCAGCCAAAGACCACAACATTGTTAGAATTGCCAAAGCATAGTAAGCAGGTACCCAACCATCTTGCTTCCACACACAAGTATATTCTCCATTCACTTCCCTCGGCGCAATTTTTCCATTCAGCCTTGCAAAAACCAAGAAAACAACAATTGGCGCATAGTAAATCACCAGTCCTAATGTCATACAAGGCAGGACCCCAAACAAAGCTAAATTCCTCGAAAGAGCATCGGAGGCCACCCCAATTATGCTCACAGTTAACTCTATTCTATTCCAATTAGCCACAAAGATCCACACAATGATCCCAACGATCAAAAACACAAATCCCAAAACCAGGATCCTGTAAACTAACGGAAAGGAGTCGCTGCAAGACGAGCTAAGAGTGCAGACCACGAACCAATAAACGTTGAAGAAAATGGGTATCACAATGAAGAAGGGAAGAGTGGCGTACACAAGGTGTTTGGTGTAATATTTGAGTAAAAGGAGCAAAGCCAAGCAAATGGGTACACTCAAAATCAGCGTAATTACAAGGGTCCATATCAAATCTTTCAAAACATGCGAAGAAGAATAGGTAGAAACGAAGAAAACCCAATTCTCAGAATTAGAAAAAGAAACAGAGTCCTTCACACAAGACGTGGAATTGGAGTCGTAACTGAAGGAGGAGAGGTTAGAGTAGTTGGTATTTCGATGAAAGATTGAGAAGATACCGAAACCGAAGGTGCAGAGAACGAAGAAGAGGAAAATTATGAGGAAAGGAAGGTCCTTGAAGGGTCTGGGATCGTAGTTGTATGAGATCTGAAGGTACTGGGAGGAGTCAGATTCAGGTGAGTTGCCGAGAGGTGGCGGCAACTGGGGAGGTGGGTCTTCGGGCGGAGGTGAAGAAGGGTAAGCTGGTTTGGAAAGGAGGGGTTGAGACGGCGAAGACGTGTCGTAGAAGGATATGGGTTTGTCGTTTTCTTCAGAGCTTGCCATTGAGCTCAGAGAAAGAGCTTGTTTAGGCGTTACAGGAGGAGGAAGGTTGAGATGATAAACAGTTCGTTGACTGTTAGTAGTAGTAGATAGATACTAAACTATACATACTATGACGATGacgatgacgatgatgatgatgataatgaacactatttttagtattttattttatttatttttcaattagtaTTTTATTTCAATTTGTATATAACACCATAATTTGTTGGGTATTTAGTGTATTGGTCCTTAAATTAAAACATTTTTCCTTGAATCCGCTTACG
The genomic region above belongs to Humulus lupulus chromosome 1, drHumLupu1.1, whole genome shotgun sequence and contains:
- the LOC133788470 gene encoding uncharacterized protein LOC133788470; this encodes MASSEENDKPISFYDTSSPSQPLLSKPAYPSSPPPEDPPPQLPPPLGNSPESDSSQYLQISYNYDPRPFKDLPFLIIFLFFVLCTFGFGIFSIFHRNTNYSNLSSFSYDSNSTSCVKDSVSFSNSENWVFFVSTYSSSHVLKDLIWTLVITLILSVPICLALLLLLKYYTKHLVYATLPFFIVIPIFFNVYWFVVCTLSSSCSDSFPLVYRILVLGFVFLIVGIIVWIFVANWNRIELTVSIIGVASDALSRNLALFGVLPCMTLGLVIYYAPIVVFLVFARLNGKIAPREVNGEYTCVWKQDGWVPAYYALAILTMLWSLAALAEAQVFVISGTIAQWYFSKEESTLKRTIRSSLRNAFGPSSGTICLSGLLIVVVRVVRAVVDSARQEDIPGFVNLILRCCVNALLSAVDFLNKFTINFAAITGEAYCSSARMTYELLRRNLLSAVFVETISSRLLVGIVFVLSAIYAIATWAILKGVSDLGGDSYLVAALAWLLLILVLGFFVHVLDNVIETVYICYAVDRDRGEVCKQDVHEVYVHLPISRNHRPSLINV